One region of Luteolibacter rhizosphaerae genomic DNA includes:
- a CDS encoding ATP-binding protein, translating to MAGTILAADPAGGRLAMADDSGGFILELRLPPEAWPRIEVGKTVAFGFPPNRFVRRGCEIDCGGGYLIEIDGRHPPVGRRGSLYLPKGRHPLLVEWFNGQATSLLQLGVEGPGGSHPIIPETWLSPLNGNGPGLNYERFRVREISSLDEIPVEGKGEKRGVAAKIDTTWAEGLENVALRFSGMIEVPADGVYAFHLGCDDGARLKVGDASPSLEVLPDLEPVSDSDWESLEGNVAYAALEGGHLRIELMADQKRAELMVLNPAGLDPWTLPGRRIRGTGMAYEGGVCVLSAAQLAFTSPGVDPGRQLTLAAQVRALQPEDARKAHPVLLQGVVTMANYRSMVLQDDSGGIFVLADSTPLDPVPEPGEWWVVEGITTSGDFSPIVVAQQCRFLRPGALPPPRRPSWEEILNGRLDAEQVEIEGIVIGLGSNQSELLTRDGTVVIQSNTFYPLPAEFRLGTAGVLAGARVKLRGVFATSWNSQLGRLQPGVFSLGNASLSVVELAPRDPDEVPLMTIPDLWKFASKSTALNRVRLRGQMMARTADTLLLSAGQRGLRLACSSAQGAVPGDEVEVIGFARTGPISPVIVHPELRILRHAALPSPAVLLPSQLPDPSRDGTLIRIDGRVISDTIQSDERRLELDSGSLRFIASGPAGGQGEKPLPRDSKISVDGVYFAVSSDPLARGPGEFEIRMADAQAVKLISQPSWWSTRRLLLLVAFLFGGLALLMGWTAVLQRLVRRRTSQLAVEIAHKERAEAERSLEQERARVARDLHDELGAGLTEIGLLGSLMGNPAIPSTTKSGYVGTLGDVSRSLVSSLDEIVWAINPDYDTVDDLGSYLWLQAQRLLNPAGIECSPLGPLEIPSGHLGSRSRHSLLLAFKEALNNVIKHSGASRVDLSIRVEQENVVVNIADNGEGIHANETRLPGSQGITGMHERMRELDGECEILPGLDGGTVVRLTLPLRSP from the coding sequence GTGGCCGGAACGATCTTGGCCGCGGATCCAGCCGGCGGGCGCTTGGCGATGGCGGATGATTCCGGTGGGTTCATCTTGGAACTCCGGCTTCCCCCGGAAGCTTGGCCTCGGATCGAAGTGGGGAAGACGGTCGCATTCGGGTTCCCTCCCAACCGCTTCGTGCGCCGCGGCTGCGAAATCGACTGTGGCGGCGGTTACCTGATCGAGATCGACGGCCGACATCCGCCGGTCGGGCGTCGCGGCTCCCTGTATCTCCCGAAGGGCAGGCATCCTCTTCTCGTGGAGTGGTTCAACGGGCAGGCGACTTCTCTCCTCCAGCTTGGTGTCGAGGGCCCGGGCGGAAGCCATCCGATCATCCCGGAGACTTGGCTCTCACCTCTGAATGGGAACGGGCCGGGTCTGAACTACGAGCGCTTCCGGGTCCGCGAGATCAGCTCTCTCGATGAGATCCCGGTCGAAGGCAAGGGCGAGAAGAGGGGAGTTGCCGCGAAGATCGACACTACCTGGGCGGAAGGCCTGGAGAATGTTGCCCTACGATTCTCAGGGATGATCGAGGTTCCTGCCGACGGGGTTTATGCCTTCCACCTCGGCTGCGACGATGGAGCTCGGCTGAAGGTCGGGGATGCCTCGCCGTCCTTGGAAGTTCTACCTGACCTCGAGCCTGTTTCTGATTCCGACTGGGAGTCGCTTGAAGGGAATGTCGCTTATGCGGCATTGGAAGGAGGCCATCTCCGCATCGAGCTAATGGCGGATCAGAAGCGCGCGGAGCTGATGGTGCTGAATCCCGCCGGGCTGGACCCATGGACCCTACCGGGTCGGCGGATCAGGGGCACGGGCATGGCCTACGAGGGCGGCGTCTGCGTGCTCTCGGCGGCGCAGCTGGCCTTCACCTCGCCCGGTGTCGATCCGGGGCGGCAGCTCACCTTGGCAGCGCAAGTCCGCGCCCTGCAGCCGGAGGATGCGCGTAAGGCGCATCCGGTGCTGCTCCAAGGCGTGGTCACGATGGCGAACTATCGCTCGATGGTGCTTCAGGACGATAGCGGCGGCATCTTCGTTCTCGCGGATTCGACTCCGCTGGATCCGGTCCCCGAGCCCGGTGAGTGGTGGGTCGTGGAGGGGATCACCACCTCCGGGGATTTCTCGCCTATCGTCGTGGCGCAGCAGTGCCGTTTCTTGCGCCCCGGTGCCTTGCCCCCTCCGCGTCGTCCGAGCTGGGAGGAGATTCTCAATGGCAGGCTCGATGCCGAGCAGGTGGAGATCGAAGGCATCGTGATCGGCTTGGGCTCGAACCAGTCCGAGCTGCTCACGCGCGATGGCACGGTCGTGATCCAGAGCAATACCTTCTACCCGCTGCCTGCCGAATTCCGTCTCGGCACGGCCGGTGTCTTGGCGGGTGCCCGGGTAAAGCTCCGCGGTGTCTTCGCCACCAGTTGGAATAGCCAGCTCGGCAGATTGCAGCCCGGGGTTTTCTCCTTGGGGAATGCCAGCCTTTCCGTCGTCGAGTTGGCTCCCCGGGATCCGGACGAGGTGCCCCTGATGACGATCCCCGACCTGTGGAAGTTCGCTTCGAAGTCGACCGCTTTGAACCGCGTGCGGCTCCGAGGGCAGATGATGGCACGCACCGCCGATACGCTGCTCCTTTCCGCTGGGCAACGCGGCCTGCGGCTGGCCTGCAGCTCCGCGCAGGGTGCCGTGCCGGGCGATGAGGTTGAAGTCATCGGCTTCGCCCGCACCGGGCCCATCTCTCCCGTGATCGTTCATCCTGAACTACGGATCCTGAGGCACGCGGCCCTCCCATCACCGGCGGTTTTGTTACCGTCGCAGCTCCCGGACCCATCGCGCGATGGTACTTTGATCCGGATCGATGGGCGCGTGATCAGCGATACGATCCAAAGCGATGAGCGGAGGCTGGAGCTGGATTCCGGCTCACTGCGCTTCATTGCCTCCGGCCCTGCGGGCGGGCAGGGAGAAAAGCCTTTGCCGCGCGATTCCAAGATCAGCGTGGACGGGGTTTACTTCGCCGTGAGCTCCGATCCCTTGGCCCGTGGGCCCGGGGAATTCGAGATCCGGATGGCCGATGCCCAAGCCGTAAAGCTCATCTCCCAGCCATCCTGGTGGAGTACCCGTCGTTTGCTCTTGCTGGTGGCATTCCTCTTCGGCGGGCTGGCTCTCCTAATGGGGTGGACCGCCGTTCTCCAGCGGCTGGTTCGTCGTCGGACCTCTCAGCTCGCGGTGGAAATCGCGCATAAGGAGCGTGCGGAGGCGGAGAGGTCGCTCGAACAGGAGCGCGCACGCGTGGCCCGTGATCTCCACGACGAACTCGGCGCGGGGCTCACGGAGATCGGGCTGCTCGGGTCGCTGATGGGCAACCCGGCGATTCCCAGCACCACGAAGTCGGGCTATGTCGGCACGCTCGGCGATGTCTCCCGCTCCTTGGTATCCTCACTGGATGAAATCGTTTGGGCGATCAATCCGGACTACGATACCGTGGATGATTTGGGCAGCTACCTCTGGCTACAGGCCCAACGCTTGCTGAATCCCGCCGGGATCGAATGCAGTCCCTTGGGGCCGTTGGAGATTCCCAGCGGCCATCTCGGCTCGCGCTCCCGGCATTCCCTCCTGCTGGCCTTCAAGGAGGCCTTGAATAACGTGATCAAGCACTCCGGTGCCAGCCGCGTGGATCTCTCGATCCGGGTGGAGCAGGAGAATGTCGTGGTGAACATCGCGGACAATGGCGAGGGCATCCACGCCAATGAAACAAGGCTCCCCGGTAGCCAAGGTATCACTGGCATGCACGAGCGGATGCGCGAGCTTGATGGTGAGTGCGAGATTCTGCCTGGTCTCGATGGCGGGACCGTCGTCCGCCTGACCCTTCCCCTTAGATCCCCATGA
- a CDS encoding response regulator transcription factor, translating into MKESKIPIAVVEDNYTTRDALKTIIDLDPEFECVGTCATGEEALKLLPKVSPEIVLMDIQLPGMSGIDCVRRLREALPDVLIVMVTVYEDPVRIFSALRAGANGYLLKRSTPEEILSAIREVRRGGGAMSGGVAMKVIQYFSGQEKQSQELDSLSRRESEVLELLSCGLGNKEIADRLGVSTEAVRWHLRSIYTKLHVHNRTEAAMKFRGNL; encoded by the coding sequence ATGAAGGAATCGAAAATCCCCATAGCCGTGGTCGAGGACAACTACACCACGCGCGATGCCCTGAAAACGATCATCGACCTCGATCCAGAGTTCGAATGCGTGGGAACCTGCGCCACCGGCGAGGAGGCCCTGAAGCTTTTGCCGAAGGTCTCGCCCGAGATCGTGTTGATGGACATCCAGCTTCCCGGCATGTCCGGCATCGATTGCGTGCGGCGTCTGCGTGAAGCCTTGCCCGATGTGTTGATCGTGATGGTCACGGTTTACGAGGATCCGGTGCGCATCTTCAGCGCGCTCCGCGCCGGGGCGAATGGCTATCTGCTCAAGCGCTCGACGCCGGAGGAGATCCTCTCCGCGATTCGCGAGGTTCGGCGCGGCGGCGGAGCGATGAGCGGCGGCGTGGCGATGAAGGTGATCCAGTACTTCAGCGGCCAAGAGAAGCAGAGCCAAGAGCTCGATTCCCTGTCCCGCCGCGAGTCCGAGGTGCTCGAGCTGCTCTCCTGTGGCTTGGGGAACAAGGAGATCGCGGACCGGCTCGGCGTCTCCACGGAGGCGGTGCGCTGGCACCTGCGGAGCATCTATACCAAGCTCCACGTGCACAATCGCACGGAGGCCGCCATGAAGTTCCGGGGCAATTTGTGA
- a CDS encoding exosortase system-associated protein, TIGR04073 family codes for MKKLAVIATAMLALGGIAAADIQAPPGHAYTSTRKLGRGLGNILYGFMEIPEQIVRKTDDHGRKAGWSYGAVDGTSRALKRLGYGFYEVFTFTCPTYRGTFKPPYEKCGEDGRIEMNPTDGLSEFPPELGFETYFSHTRSQRW; via the coding sequence ATGAAAAAACTCGCCGTTATCGCAACTGCCATGCTTGCCCTCGGCGGCATTGCCGCCGCTGACATCCAGGCTCCTCCGGGACATGCCTATACCTCCACCCGCAAGCTGGGTCGCGGTCTTGGCAACATTCTCTACGGTTTCATGGAGATCCCCGAGCAGATCGTCCGCAAGACCGATGACCACGGCCGCAAGGCTGGCTGGTCCTACGGTGCGGTCGACGGCACCAGCCGTGCGCTGAAGCGCCTCGGCTATGGCTTCTACGAAGTCTTTACCTTCACCTGCCCGACCTATCGTGGCACCTTCAAGCCCCCGTATGAGAAGTGCGGCGAGGATGGCCGGATCGAAATGAATCCGACCGACGGCCTCTCCGAGTTCCCGCCGGAACTGGGCTTCGAGACTTACTTCTCGCACACGCGCTCGCAGCGCTGGTAA
- the serA gene encoding phosphoglycerate dehydrogenase: MATYRVLVSDPISDKGVEALAAAPEISVDVKTGLKPDELIAIIGDYHGLVVRSETKVTPEVLAAATNLKAIGRAGVGVDNIDRKAATDHGVIVMNTPTGNTISTAEHAFTIMLAAARNVGPAHSAVLKGDFKAARKAYQGIELNTKRLAILGMGRIGTEFAKRAQAFNMTVVAYDPFLTQARADELKVELAPTPDLALKGADVVTLHVPLTPETNHILNTERLALMNKGALIVNCARGGLIDEVALKAAIDSGHIAGCALDVFEVEPPPNDHPLFELNKHVVFTPHLGASTNEAQENVGIQVAEQLRDFFVTGEIKNAINMPSLDAATRAAVGPYLDLAAALGKLLAKIGPENPDSLRVSYHGELAKKDTGLVSRTALTALLEASRPDGQVNIVNAPAIATQLGLDLTESTINAKTEFNELVVAELRKGDTRYRVAGTIIGRSPRIVEIDRLYVDCNIKGRFLFVENDDRPGIVGVVGTALGDAGVNIANMDLSRTADRTRALTVMEVDSEPPVTLLEKLRSTPGILRVLTLEL; this comes from the coding sequence ATGGCCACTTACCGCGTGCTCGTTTCGGATCCGATCTCGGATAAAGGCGTCGAAGCCCTCGCTGCCGCCCCGGAAATCTCCGTCGATGTGAAAACCGGCCTCAAGCCGGACGAACTCATCGCAATCATCGGAGATTACCACGGTCTCGTCGTGCGATCCGAAACCAAGGTAACCCCCGAAGTGCTGGCCGCCGCCACCAATCTGAAGGCCATCGGCCGCGCCGGCGTGGGCGTCGACAACATCGACCGCAAGGCCGCCACCGATCACGGCGTGATCGTGATGAATACCCCCACGGGTAACACCATTTCCACCGCGGAGCATGCATTCACCATCATGTTGGCTGCCGCCCGCAACGTCGGCCCCGCCCATTCCGCCGTGCTCAAGGGCGATTTCAAGGCCGCCCGCAAGGCTTATCAAGGTATTGAACTGAATACCAAGCGCTTGGCCATCCTCGGCATGGGCCGTATCGGCACCGAGTTCGCCAAGCGGGCCCAGGCCTTCAACATGACCGTGGTCGCCTACGACCCCTTCCTGACCCAGGCCCGCGCCGACGAACTCAAGGTCGAGCTCGCCCCCACCCCGGACCTCGCCCTAAAGGGCGCCGACGTCGTCACCCTCCACGTCCCCCTCACCCCCGAAACCAACCACATTCTCAACACCGAGCGCCTCGCCCTCATGAACAAGGGCGCGCTCATCGTGAACTGCGCCCGCGGCGGCCTGATCGATGAAGTCGCCCTGAAGGCGGCCATCGATTCCGGCCACATCGCCGGCTGCGCCCTCGATGTCTTCGAAGTCGAGCCGCCGCCGAACGACCACCCGCTCTTCGAGCTGAACAAGCACGTCGTCTTCACCCCTCACCTCGGCGCCTCCACCAACGAAGCCCAGGAAAATGTAGGTATCCAAGTCGCCGAACAGCTTCGCGACTTCTTCGTCACCGGCGAGATCAAGAACGCGATCAACATGCCCTCGCTCGATGCCGCCACCCGCGCCGCAGTGGGGCCCTATCTCGATCTCGCGGCCGCCTTGGGCAAGCTCCTCGCCAAGATCGGCCCGGAGAATCCGGACAGCCTGCGCGTCTCCTACCATGGCGAACTCGCCAAGAAGGACACCGGTCTCGTCTCCCGCACCGCCCTCACCGCGTTGCTGGAAGCCTCCCGCCCGGATGGGCAGGTCAATATCGTGAACGCCCCGGCCATCGCGACCCAACTCGGTCTCGACCTGACGGAATCCACCATCAACGCCAAAACCGAGTTCAACGAACTCGTGGTCGCCGAGCTCCGCAAGGGCGACACCCGCTACCGCGTCGCCGGCACGATCATCGGTCGCTCGCCCCGGATCGTCGAAATCGATCGCCTCTACGTCGATTGCAACATCAAGGGTCGCTTCCTCTTCGTGGAGAACGACGATCGCCCCGGCATCGTCGGCGTGGTTGGCACGGCCCTCGGCGACGCCGGCGTGAACATCGCGAACATGGATCTGAGCCGCACCGCCGACCGCACCCGTGCGCTGACGGTGATGGAAGTGGATTCCGAACCGCCCGTGACCCTGCTGGAGAAGCTCCGTAGCACCCCGGGCATCCTCCGGGTCCTCACCCTCGAACTCTAA
- the ilvD gene encoding dihydroxy-acid dehydratase, with product MSDPSRPYSSLMLDGPDRAPSRAMLYAVGFQKEDFSKPHIGIASTWSQVTPCNIHIDRLAKESAKGADAAGGKAVIFNTITISDGISMGTEGMKYSLVSREVIADSIETVVGCEGMDGFVAIGGCDKNMPACVMAMARMNRPSVFVYGGTILPGCATIKGELKDLDIVSVFEAVGKHASGEYSDEELETVEACAIPGEGSCGGMYTANTMASAIEALGMSLPNSSAQAAVSEDKMRDCFDAGAAVLNMINLGIKPRDIMTRKAFENAITVVIALGGSTNAVLHLLAMAHAAEVELSINDFTEIGKRVPLLADLKPSGKYSMAALVKIGGTVPLLRILLEAGLLHGDCLTVTGKTLAENLANSKIFYPAGQDIIRPLDNPIKKDSHLRILYGNLAPGGAVAKITGKEGELFTGPARVFDSEDEAMKAILDGKIVDGDVIVIRREGPKGGPGMREMLGPTSAIMGRGLGKTVALITDGRFSGGSHGFVVGHITPEAHDGGPIGLLVEGDIITIDAKNNLISVDLDDEALKARRENWTQPAPRYTRGVLAKYAKLTTSASEGGVTDKYL from the coding sequence ATGTCCGACCCAAGCCGTCCTTATTCCTCCTTGATGCTCGATGGTCCCGACCGCGCGCCTTCCCGCGCGATGCTTTACGCGGTCGGCTTCCAGAAGGAGGACTTTTCCAAGCCGCACATCGGTATCGCCTCCACCTGGTCGCAGGTCACGCCCTGCAACATCCACATCGACCGTCTGGCCAAGGAGTCGGCGAAGGGTGCGGATGCGGCCGGGGGCAAGGCGGTCATCTTCAATACCATCACGATCTCGGACGGGATCTCGATGGGCACCGAGGGGATGAAGTACTCGCTGGTGTCCCGCGAGGTGATCGCGGACTCGATCGAAACCGTGGTCGGCTGCGAGGGCATGGACGGCTTCGTGGCGATCGGGGGCTGTGACAAGAACATGCCGGCCTGCGTGATGGCGATGGCACGGATGAACCGCCCGTCCGTCTTCGTTTACGGCGGCACGATCCTGCCCGGCTGCGCGACGATCAAGGGCGAGCTGAAGGACCTGGATATCGTTTCGGTCTTCGAAGCCGTGGGCAAGCACGCCTCGGGCGAGTATTCGGACGAGGAGTTGGAGACGGTGGAGGCCTGCGCGATTCCCGGAGAAGGATCCTGCGGCGGGATGTACACCGCGAACACCATGGCCTCCGCGATCGAGGCGCTGGGGATGTCGCTGCCGAACTCCTCCGCGCAGGCGGCGGTGTCCGAGGATAAGATGCGCGACTGCTTCGACGCCGGAGCGGCGGTGCTGAACATGATCAATCTGGGCATCAAGCCGCGCGACATCATGACCCGGAAGGCCTTCGAGAACGCCATCACAGTGGTGATCGCGCTCGGCGGTTCGACCAACGCGGTGCTGCACCTGCTGGCGATGGCCCACGCGGCGGAAGTGGAACTCTCGATCAACGACTTCACCGAGATCGGCAAGCGGGTGCCGCTGCTGGCGGACCTCAAGCCTTCCGGCAAGTATTCGATGGCCGCGCTGGTGAAGATCGGCGGCACGGTGCCGCTGCTGCGCATCCTGCTGGAAGCAGGCCTGCTGCACGGCGACTGCCTGACCGTGACCGGCAAGACGCTGGCCGAGAACCTGGCGAACTCGAAGATCTTCTACCCCGCCGGGCAGGACATCATCCGCCCGCTGGACAACCCGATCAAGAAGGACAGCCACCTGCGCATCCTCTACGGCAACCTCGCCCCCGGCGGTGCGGTGGCCAAGATCACCGGCAAGGAAGGCGAGCTCTTCACCGGTCCGGCCCGCGTGTTCGATTCCGAAGACGAGGCGATGAAGGCGATCCTGGATGGCAAGATCGTGGACGGCGACGTGATCGTGATCCGCCGGGAAGGACCGAAGGGCGGCCCCGGGATGCGGGAGATGCTCGGGCCGACCAGCGCGATCATGGGGCGCGGGCTCGGCAAGACCGTGGCGCTGATCACGGACGGCCGTTTCTCCGGCGGTAGCCACGGGTTCGTGGTCGGCCATATCACCCCGGAAGCCCACGACGGCGGCCCGATCGGCCTGCTGGTGGAAGGGGACATCATCACGATCGACGCGAAGAACAACCTGATCTCCGTGGACCTCGACGATGAGGCGCTCAAGGCGCGTCGTGAGAATTGGACGCAGCCAGCGCCCCGTTATACCCGTGGCGTGCTGGCCAAGTATGCCAAGCTCACTACCTCTGCGAGCGAAGGCGGCGTGACAGATAAATATCTCTGA
- a CDS encoding DUF3108 domain-containing protein encodes MKTLIMLLALASTAMADWKNEVTPAKLGSHPKLVPQEFEYRLSWKGMVDAGKLTFTFGKRDPKFPSDYAVRVSGGSTGIASKLYKNKVAVFSRLDPATLRPRVCVGVQDEGDEVNTTRTTWSGPVVKSEQTITITKNGKTATVGSEFKFTPVHDVCSAMLHVRSHKLDDGDTLVLPLQPFNRPYLLRVHVQGREKFAGRDTIKLSVGLQKIDPNTKALLPYKKLKSATLWLSDDANRIPVELRSEVFIGDVRMTLAGAKRL; translated from the coding sequence ATGAAAACCCTCATCATGCTCCTCGCGCTCGCCTCCACCGCCATGGCGGATTGGAAAAACGAGGTCACGCCGGCCAAGCTCGGCTCCCATCCCAAGCTCGTTCCCCAAGAGTTCGAATACCGCCTTTCATGGAAAGGCATGGTCGATGCGGGCAAGCTCACCTTCACCTTCGGCAAGCGGGATCCCAAGTTCCCTTCCGACTACGCCGTGCGCGTCAGCGGTGGCAGCACCGGCATCGCCTCCAAGCTCTACAAGAACAAGGTCGCAGTCTTCTCCCGCCTCGATCCCGCCACCCTGCGCCCGCGCGTCTGCGTCGGCGTGCAGGACGAAGGCGATGAAGTGAATACCACCCGCACCACCTGGTCCGGGCCGGTCGTGAAGTCGGAGCAAACGATCACGATCACCAAGAACGGCAAGACCGCCACCGTCGGCAGTGAATTCAAGTTCACGCCGGTTCATGACGTCTGCTCCGCTATGCTCCATGTCCGCAGCCATAAGCTGGATGATGGCGATACCTTGGTGCTCCCGCTCCAACCCTTCAACCGCCCCTATCTTTTGCGAGTCCATGTCCAAGGCCGCGAGAAGTTCGCAGGCCGGGATACCATCAAGTTATCAGTCGGCCTCCAGAAGATCGATCCGAACACCAAGGCGCTTCTTCCCTACAAGAAACTGAAGAGCGCGACCCTGTGGCTATCGGATGACGCCAACCGCATCCCCGTAGAGCTTCGCTCGGAGGTCTTCATCGGTGACGTACGCATGACCTTGGCTGGCGCAAAACGTCTGTAA
- the bioB gene encoding biotin synthase BioB, producing the protein MLLAELQRLHALPFFDLLQQARAVHQANWETNEVQLCTLLSIKTGGCSEDCSYCAQSARYNSGVEIERLMSKDTIMERAKAARDTGSTRFCMGAAWRGVRGGTQRFEQVLDIVRDVSTLGMEVCVTLGELGPDEAKALKEAGVTAYNHNLDTSPEHYPNIVTTHTYEDRLRTIRNVQDAGMSVCCGGILGLGETTDDRLKMLEVISEFNPQPESVPINSLMPMPGTPLEGSNAVDVFDLVRMIAITRIAIPKAKVRLSAGRTRMSDETQALCYFAGANSIFYGDKLLTAKNPAVEKDRALLAKLGLGTLAPNPDLSAPETEEERPLSPACCGCD; encoded by the coding sequence ATGCTTCTCGCCGAACTCCAGCGCCTTCACGCCCTCCCCTTCTTCGACCTGCTCCAGCAGGCCCGCGCCGTCCATCAGGCGAATTGGGAGACCAATGAGGTCCAGCTCTGCACCCTGCTCTCGATCAAGACCGGAGGCTGCTCGGAGGACTGCTCCTACTGCGCCCAATCCGCCCGCTACAACTCTGGCGTCGAGATCGAGCGGCTCATGAGCAAGGACACCATCATGGAGCGCGCCAAGGCAGCCCGTGACACCGGTTCCACCCGCTTCTGCATGGGTGCCGCATGGCGCGGCGTCCGCGGTGGCACCCAGCGCTTCGAGCAAGTGCTCGATATCGTCCGCGATGTCTCCACCCTCGGCATGGAAGTCTGCGTCACCCTCGGCGAACTCGGCCCGGACGAGGCCAAGGCGCTCAAGGAAGCCGGCGTCACCGCCTACAATCACAATCTCGATACCTCGCCGGAGCACTACCCGAACATCGTCACCACGCACACCTATGAGGATCGTCTCCGCACGATCCGCAACGTGCAGGATGCCGGCATGTCGGTCTGCTGCGGCGGCATCCTCGGCCTCGGCGAAACCACGGATGACCGCCTCAAGATGCTTGAGGTCATCTCCGAGTTCAACCCGCAGCCGGAGAGCGTGCCGATCAACTCGCTCATGCCGATGCCCGGCACCCCGCTGGAAGGTTCCAATGCCGTCGATGTCTTCGACCTCGTCCGCATGATCGCCATCACCCGCATCGCGATCCCCAAGGCCAAGGTCCGCCTCTCCGCAGGCCGCACCCGCATGTCGGATGAGACCCAGGCGCTCTGTTACTTCGCCGGCGCGAACTCGATCTTCTACGGCGACAAGCTGCTCACCGCGAAGAATCCCGCGGTCGAGAAGGACCGCGCCCTGCTCGCCAAGCTCGGCCTCGGCACCCTCGCCCCCAACCCGGACCTCTCCGCCCCGGAAACGGAAGAAGAGCGCCCCCTCAGCCCCGCCTGCTGCGGCTGCGACTAA
- a CDS encoding dihydrofolate reductase family protein: MSTQYYTASSLDGFIATPENSLDWLFQFTDVDESHYQNFLAEVGAIAMGSTTYEWILEHLLSPESKMHQPWPYQVPTWVFTTRELPPVEGADIRFVRGDVTPVHRDMAAVAGSKNIWIVGGGELVGQFHDAGFLDEVIVSIASVTLGSGAPLLPREIVTPPLKLLSAETFGHSFAVLHYQVQR; this comes from the coding sequence ATGAGCACCCAGTACTACACGGCTAGTAGCTTAGACGGCTTCATCGCCACCCCGGAGAACTCCTTGGACTGGCTCTTCCAGTTCACGGATGTCGATGAGTCCCACTACCAGAACTTCCTCGCGGAGGTCGGGGCCATCGCCATGGGCTCCACCACCTACGAGTGGATCCTGGAGCACCTCCTCTCCCCGGAGTCGAAGATGCACCAGCCCTGGCCCTATCAGGTGCCCACCTGGGTCTTCACCACCCGCGAGCTACCGCCCGTGGAGGGCGCGGACATCCGCTTCGTCCGCGGCGATGTCACTCCCGTCCACCGCGACATGGCCGCCGTAGCCGGCAGCAAGAACATCTGGATCGTCGGCGGCGGCGAACTCGTCGGCCAGTTCCACGATGCCGGCTTCCTGGATGAAGTCATCGTCTCCATCGCCTCCGTCACCCTCGGCTCCGGCGCCCCCCTCCTCCCGCGGGAGATCGTCACCCCGCCCCTCAAGCTCCTCTCCGCCGAAACCTTCGGCCACTCCTTCGCCGTCCTCCACTACCAGGTCCAGCGCTAG
- a CDS encoding MalY/PatB family protein, whose translation MTYDFDVPIVRKGTGCIKFDRRPELDPFWVADMDYASAPEIIEALHARIDHGVFGYAQAHAGLNEAIDLYLANQRGVTVPGEQVVHLGGLVPALSLAGRAFCRDGEALMTCTPVYPPFINVHHDGTAKLITVDHVLVDGLYTFDWEAMEQAVTSETRIFILCNPQNPLGRVFTREEVEQLARFCVKHDLILVSDEIHCDLVLDAEKTPHFSALQLPEDLRKKTITLLSPSKTWNIAGLGYAFAVIPDDGVRRKFCAQRGHTLSEINALSYYAAESAYRDGEPWRQQLLAYLRGNREVLDTFIAERMPVLKIVPGEATYLAWIDARGLGVENPAQYFEQKAGLFLSDGAFFGWPGWIRFNFGCTRARMLEGLEKMAAALP comes from the coding sequence GTGACCTACGACTTCGACGTCCCCATTGTCCGGAAAGGCACCGGCTGCATCAAGTTCGACCGCCGCCCCGAGCTCGATCCATTCTGGGTCGCGGACATGGACTACGCCTCCGCCCCGGAGATCATCGAGGCCCTGCATGCCCGTATCGATCATGGCGTCTTCGGCTACGCCCAGGCCCATGCCGGGTTGAATGAAGCCATCGACCTCTACCTCGCGAATCAGCGCGGCGTCACCGTCCCCGGCGAGCAGGTCGTCCACCTCGGCGGCCTCGTCCCCGCCCTCTCGCTCGCGGGCCGCGCCTTCTGCCGGGATGGCGAGGCGCTCATGACCTGCACCCCGGTCTATCCGCCCTTCATCAATGTCCACCACGATGGCACCGCGAAACTGATCACCGTCGATCACGTGCTGGTGGATGGCCTCTACACCTTCGATTGGGAGGCCATGGAACAGGCGGTCACGTCGGAAACCAGGATCTTCATCCTCTGCAATCCGCAGAACCCTCTCGGCCGCGTCTTCACCCGCGAGGAAGTCGAGCAACTCGCCCGCTTCTGCGTGAAGCACGACCTCATCCTCGTCTCGGATGAGATCCACTGCGATCTCGTGCTGGATGCGGAGAAGACCCCGCACTTCTCCGCCCTGCAGCTCCCGGAGGATCTGCGGAAGAAGACCATCACCCTGCTCTCGCCCAGCAAGACTTGGAACATCGCCGGCCTCGGCTATGCCTTCGCGGTCATCCCGGACGATGGCGTGCGCCGCAAGTTCTGCGCCCAGCGCGGCCATACCCTCTCGGAGATCAACGCGCTCTCCTACTACGCCGCAGAGTCCGCCTACCGCGACGGCGAGCCATGGCGTCAGCAACTGCTCGCCTACCTGCGCGGCAATCGTGAAGTGCTGGACACCTTCATCGCCGAGCGCATGCCCGTGCTCAAGATCGTCCCCGGGGAAGCCACCTACCTCGCATGGATCGATGCCCGCGGACTCGGCGTCGAGAACCCCGCCCAATACTTCGAGCAGAAGGCCGGACTCTTCCTTTCGGATGGAGCCTTCTTCGGCTGGCCCGGCTGGATCCGTTTCAACTTCGGCTGCACCCGCGCCCGCATGCTCGAAGGACTGGAAAAAATGGCCGCCGCCCTGCCATGA